A DNA window from Pseudodesulfovibrio thermohalotolerans contains the following coding sequences:
- a CDS encoding type I secretion system permease/ATPase → MPPGMGPMPGMQQPPQVETDERLTPKDIDFQPPLVICLSIISRLLGKPVSSATLKAGIPQQDGVITASSIVRSAERIGISAKTVYREKLRVITKLVLPCILLLRGGNACVLLDSTDTSARVIVPGHGMDETEMPLAKLEEEYTGYAIFCHRKSKLDKRASELKLLKTKRWFWGVIAKFWPIYKHVIGASIMTNIIIVASPLFVMNVYDRVIPNNAVETLWALAIGIGIAYCFDFLLKNLRSYFVDVAGRNADVLIGSKIMNHLMSARLDYMPESAGAVANNIREFESLREFFGSSSLVALIDLPFLVLFIFVIYFIGGPIAYPIFIAVPLVILVGVFLQIPFQRIIENHYKESTQKHALLFEIVQGLETIKTSMAEGRMQARWENVVGLSAHSNSRAKTMANISITFSVFVTQMVSVAVIITGVYLIAKGELTVGGLIACNILSGRSMAPLSAVAGLLSRFQQSRMALNALDMLMEMPSERPEDKETFHYGVIEPSLTLTDVSFSYPGTDRAVLHDINLKLKPGERVGIVGRTGAGKSTLGKLCVGLYQPVKGTVQVGDIDLRQMDVADLRRKVGYISQDSLLFYGTLKDNIAFGLPEADDQSINAAAEIAGVNDFVRDHPAGFGMMVGERGTSLSGGQRQAVTIARAVLPDPEILIMDEPSSNMDNQSEYRLKERLRKYIEGKTLIVITHRHSMLDLVDRLVIMDRGRIVVDGPKKAVLDGLRSGQIKVSM, encoded by the coding sequence ATGCCCCCGGGCATGGGCCCCATGCCGGGGATGCAGCAGCCCCCCCAGGTGGAGACGGACGAGCGGCTCACCCCCAAGGATATCGATTTTCAGCCGCCTCTGGTCATCTGCCTTTCCATTATCAGCCGACTGCTCGGCAAGCCGGTCTCTTCGGCCACCCTCAAGGCGGGCATTCCCCAGCAGGACGGCGTCATCACCGCGTCATCCATCGTGCGTTCCGCCGAGCGCATCGGCATTTCCGCCAAGACCGTGTACCGCGAAAAGCTTCGCGTCATTACCAAGCTGGTCCTGCCGTGCATCCTGCTGTTGCGCGGGGGCAACGCCTGCGTGCTGCTGGATTCCACCGATACCTCGGCCCGCGTCATCGTTCCGGGCCACGGCATGGACGAGACCGAAATGCCGCTGGCCAAGCTTGAGGAGGAATACACCGGGTACGCCATCTTCTGCCATCGCAAGTCCAAGCTGGACAAGCGGGCCAGCGAGCTGAAGCTGCTCAAGACCAAGCGGTGGTTCTGGGGGGTCATCGCCAAGTTCTGGCCCATCTACAAGCACGTCATCGGCGCTTCGATCATGACCAACATCATCATCGTGGCCTCGCCGCTCTTCGTCATGAACGTGTACGACCGGGTCATCCCCAACAACGCCGTCGAGACCCTTTGGGCCCTGGCCATCGGCATCGGCATCGCATACTGCTTTGATTTTCTGCTCAAGAATCTGCGCAGCTACTTCGTTGACGTGGCCGGGCGCAACGCCGACGTCCTTATCGGCTCCAAGATCATGAACCACCTCATGTCCGCCCGGCTCGACTACATGCCGGAGTCCGCCGGGGCGGTGGCCAACAACATCCGGGAGTTCGAGTCCCTGCGCGAGTTCTTTGGCTCGTCTTCGCTGGTGGCGCTTATCGACCTGCCGTTTCTGGTCCTGTTCATCTTTGTCATCTACTTCATCGGCGGTCCCATCGCCTATCCGATTTTCATAGCCGTGCCCCTGGTCATCCTTGTCGGCGTGTTCCTCCAGATTCCCTTTCAGCGGATCATCGAGAACCACTACAAGGAATCCACCCAGAAGCACGCGCTCCTGTTCGAGATCGTCCAGGGGCTGGAGACCATCAAGACGAGCATGGCCGAGGGCCGGATGCAGGCCCGCTGGGAGAACGTCGTCGGCCTGTCCGCCCACTCCAACAGCCGCGCCAAGACAATGGCCAACATCTCCATCACCTTCTCGGTCTTCGTCACCCAGATGGTTTCCGTGGCCGTCATCATTACCGGCGTGTATCTCATAGCCAAGGGCGAACTGACCGTGGGCGGTCTCATCGCCTGCAACATCCTGTCGGGACGGTCCATGGCGCCGCTGTCGGCAGTGGCCGGGCTTCTCTCCCGCTTCCAGCAGTCCCGCATGGCCTTGAACGCCCTGGACATGCTCATGGAGATGCCGTCCGAGCGGCCCGAGGACAAGGAGACCTTTCATTACGGCGTCATCGAGCCGTCCCTGACCCTGACCGACGTGTCCTTCAGCTATCCCGGCACGGACCGGGCCGTGCTTCACGACATCAACCTCAAGCTCAAACCGGGCGAGAGGGTGGGCATCGTGGGCCGCACCGGCGCGGGCAAGAGCACGCTGGGCAAGCTCTGCGTGGGGCTCTACCAGCCGGTGAAGGGCACGGTGCAGGTGGGCGACATCGACCTCCGCCAGATGGATGTGGCGGACCTGCGCCGCAAGGTGGGGTATATTTCCCAGGACAGCCTGCTTTTCTACGGCACCCTCAAGGACAACATCGCCTTCGGGCTGCCCGAGGCGGACGATCAGTCCATCAACGCGGCGGCCGAGATAGCCGGGGTCAACGACTTCGTCCGCGACCACCCGGCGGGCTTCGGCATGATGGTCGGCGAACGGGGCACGTCCCTTTCCGGCGGCCAGCGTCAGGCCGTGACCATCGCGCGCGCCGTTTTGCCCGACCCGGAAATCCTGATTATGGACGAGCCGTCGAGCAACATGGACAACCAGTCCGAATATCGCCTCAAGGAGCGGCTCAGGAAATACATCGAAGGCAAGACGCTCATCGTCATCACCCATCGGCACTCCATGCTTGACCTCGTGGACCGGCTGGTAATCATGGATCGCGGCAGGATCGTCGTGGACGGTCCCAAGAAGGCCGTTCTGGACGGGTTGCGGTCAGGTCAAATCAAGGTTTCCATGTGA
- a CDS encoding zinc-dependent alcohol dehydrogenase family protein — MKAMLLEEYGRDYLFAERDVPVPEPGPGEVLVRVAGSSLNPIDNKIATLGAALAFAPEPPALLGMDASGVVEAVGSGVTRFMEGDRVFGCPGGVKGLPGALAEYVAADERLLARAPERMDLADAGALPLVAVTAWMALFDKAGLTAGERLLVHGGAGGVGHMAVQLAVHAGAEVFATVSSPDKAAVVEALGGTPIDYAAAGVDEYIRDCTGGEGFDAVFDTVGGPVLDNSFRAVRNNGRVVSTNTRSTHDLGPLHAGGLSLHVVFMLLPLITGRGRGRIGEILERVAALVDQDALAVLLDGARFGFHDIAHAHRYWEEGLAMGKIGIAVAG, encoded by the coding sequence ATGAAAGCCATGCTGCTTGAGGAATACGGCAGGGACTATCTTTTTGCCGAGCGCGACGTGCCGGTGCCGGAGCCGGGACCGGGCGAGGTGCTGGTCCGTGTCGCCGGGTCGAGTCTCAACCCCATCGATAACAAGATCGCCACGCTGGGCGCGGCCTTGGCCTTTGCGCCCGAGCCGCCCGCTCTGTTGGGCATGGATGCGTCCGGCGTCGTGGAAGCCGTTGGCTCCGGCGTCACCCGCTTCATGGAAGGCGACCGGGTGTTCGGCTGTCCGGGCGGCGTCAAGGGGCTGCCTGGCGCGTTGGCCGAATACGTGGCGGCGGACGAGCGGTTGCTGGCGCGCGCCCCCGAGCGCATGGACCTGGCGGACGCCGGGGCTTTGCCGCTGGTCGCGGTCACGGCCTGGATGGCCCTGTTCGACAAGGCCGGACTCACGGCCGGCGAGCGGCTCCTTGTTCATGGCGGAGCCGGGGGCGTGGGGCATATGGCCGTACAGCTCGCGGTCCATGCCGGAGCCGAGGTTTTCGCCACGGTCTCCAGTCCGGACAAGGCGGCGGTGGTCGAGGCCCTGGGCGGCACGCCCATCGACTATGCGGCGGCGGGCGTGGACGAATACATCCGCGATTGCACCGGCGGCGAGGGGTTTGACGCGGTTTTCGATACCGTGGGCGGGCCGGTTCTGGACAACTCCTTTCGCGCGGTCCGCAATAATGGCCGTGTGGTCTCCACCAACACCCGCTCCACCCATGACCTTGGGCCGCTCCACGCCGGGGGGCTGTCCCTGCACGTTGTCTTCATGCTCTTGCCTCTGATTACGGGCAGGGGAAGGGGGCGGATCGGCGAGATTCTGGAGCGCGTCGCCGCGCTGGTGGACCAGGACGCCCTGGCTGTGCTTCTGGACGGCGCGCGTTTTGGCTTTCACGACATTGCCCATGCCCATCGGTATTGGGAAGAGGGACTGGCCATGGGCAAGATCGGCATAGCCGTGGCCGGATGA
- a CDS encoding YgiQ family radical SAM protein translates to MSRREMDELGWQELDILLVTGDAYVDHPSFGAPLLGRWLIRHGFRAGICAQPAWDKADDLLRMGRPRLFAGVTAGSLDSMLAHYTAFRKKRSDDAYTPGGKAGARPNRACIAYTNAVQRAFPGLPVILGGIEASLRRVSHYDFWSDSVRKSVLLDSKATAITYGMAENSIITVARTIETILEETGEVDLRALRPQLAGLPGLAVTGTREDIPNGADILELPSHETILADPKQLIEATKLLEKQVHQNKATAIQETGGRLVLITPPGPPLDSKGLDELAELPFTRLPHPAYRERIPAADMIRTSVTTHRGCSGGCSFCTLALHQGRTIRSRSRESILKEVESITKVKGWTGSISDVGGPSANMWGAHCASDQSKCERPSCLTPRICKHYRVAQRDFVGLLRSVSDVNSVEHVRVASGWRIDLAVTDMRALTTLIREFVGGQAKVAPEHQVDHVLKLMRKPPFSTFETFLDLFDKESKKAGKKQYVIPYLMSAFPGCTEEDMRELHAWLDSRGWRPEQVQCFIPLPGTAAAAMYHAECDMQGKPIHVAKTDAERLRQHAILMPNTGRPPKGASRGNDRKRPRRGGARHRK, encoded by the coding sequence ATGTCCCGCCGGGAGATGGACGAACTTGGCTGGCAGGAGTTGGATATTCTCCTGGTCACGGGCGACGCCTACGTGGACCACCCTTCTTTCGGCGCGCCCCTGCTTGGACGCTGGCTGATCCGCCACGGATTTCGCGCGGGCATCTGCGCCCAGCCCGCCTGGGACAAGGCGGACGACCTCCTGCGCATGGGCCGCCCAAGGCTGTTCGCAGGCGTCACGGCAGGGTCGCTGGATTCCATGCTGGCCCACTACACGGCATTTCGCAAAAAGCGGTCCGACGACGCCTACACCCCCGGCGGCAAAGCGGGCGCGCGTCCCAACAGAGCGTGCATAGCCTACACCAACGCGGTGCAGCGGGCCTTTCCCGGCCTGCCCGTGATCCTGGGCGGCATCGAGGCATCCCTGCGGCGTGTCTCCCACTACGATTTCTGGTCCGATTCCGTGCGCAAATCCGTACTCCTGGATTCCAAGGCCACGGCCATCACCTACGGCATGGCCGAGAACTCCATCATCACCGTGGCCCGGACCATCGAGACCATTCTCGAAGAGACCGGCGAAGTGGACCTGCGCGCCCTGCGCCCCCAACTGGCCGGGCTCCCCGGCCTGGCCGTGACAGGGACCAGGGAAGACATCCCCAACGGTGCCGACATTCTGGAGCTGCCCTCCCACGAAACCATCCTGGCCGACCCGAAGCAACTCATCGAGGCCACGAAACTGCTCGAAAAGCAGGTACACCAGAACAAGGCCACGGCCATACAGGAAACCGGCGGACGGCTGGTCCTGATTACCCCGCCCGGCCCGCCTCTCGACTCCAAAGGGCTGGACGAGCTGGCCGAGCTGCCCTTCACACGGCTGCCCCACCCCGCTTACCGCGAACGCATCCCGGCGGCGGACATGATCCGCACCAGCGTGACCACCCACCGGGGCTGCTCGGGCGGCTGCTCCTTCTGCACCCTCGCCCTGCACCAGGGACGGACCATCCGCTCCCGGAGCCGCGAGTCCATCCTCAAGGAGGTCGAATCCATCACCAAAGTCAAGGGATGGACCGGGTCCATCTCGGACGTGGGCGGCCCCAGCGCGAACATGTGGGGCGCGCACTGCGCCTCCGACCAGTCGAAATGCGAACGGCCCAGTTGCCTGACCCCGCGCATCTGCAAGCACTACCGCGTGGCCCAGCGCGATTTCGTCGGCCTGCTGCGGTCCGTGTCGGACGTCAACTCCGTGGAACACGTCCGCGTGGCCTCGGGCTGGCGCATCGACCTGGCCGTGACCGACATGCGGGCCCTGACCACCCTGATCCGCGAATTCGTGGGTGGCCAGGCCAAGGTCGCGCCCGAGCATCAGGTGGACCACGTGCTCAAGCTCATGCGCAAGCCGCCGTTTTCGACCTTCGAGACCTTCCTCGACCTCTTTGACAAGGAGTCGAAAAAGGCGGGCAAAAAACAATACGTCATCCCGTACCTCATGTCCGCCTTCCCCGGCTGCACCGAGGAGGACATGCGCGAACTGCACGCCTGGCTCGACTCACGCGGCTGGCGGCCCGAACAGGTCCAATGTTTCATCCCCCTGCCCGGCACGGCCGCCGCGGCCATGTACCACGCCGAATGCGACATGCAGGGAAAGCCCATCCATGTCGCCAAGACCGACGCGGAACGACTGCGCCAGCACGCCATCCTCATGCCGAACACCGGCCGACCGCCCAAGGGAGCTTCCCGTGGAAACGATCGAAAGCGGCCGCGACGCGGTGGAGCGCGGCACAGGAAATAG
- a CDS encoding sigma 54-interacting transcriptional regulator, translating to MHVSVHGLKLSALQTICQVIDQTIELQTALDGVLKILSEQLAMQRATVTLFDPETGQLSINASYGLTAEEKRRGVYRLDEGVTGRIFQTGEPYYVPDIDNEPLFLDKTGSRRVKRGMISFIGVPILLHGDPIGVLNVDRLFEDEVDFEEDVDFLKVVATLISQFLSLNEKIMAREAALKRENTSLKYQISKNTKGPYIVGQSSAMVEVQRQMEKVSPTRATVLLLGESGVGKTLIARIIHELSERKGNPFIKVNCASIPCNLLESELFGHEKGAFTGATSTRPGRFEEADTGTIFLDEIGELPMELQAKLLRVLQDKELERLGSNRTRTVDVRILAATNRDLGHLVERGRFRLDLYYRLNVFPIRVPALRERKEDITGLLNHFLRKMADNYGRSIHLTSTALDALIRYDWPGNVREMQNLIERLVIMSEEDRISLEFLKSYLTPAQAAVVREAIPVSEDVPRHTSLREFERNEVMAALERNGWVQYKAAEALGLSARQMGYRVKKYGLESMIAEGRAKLRRIKESQT from the coding sequence ATGCATGTGAGCGTCCACGGATTGAAACTGTCGGCCCTGCAGACCATCTGCCAGGTCATCGACCAGACCATCGAACTGCAGACGGCGTTGGACGGTGTTTTGAAAATCCTGTCCGAACAGTTGGCCATGCAGCGGGCGACAGTCACCCTCTTCGACCCCGAGACGGGTCAGTTGTCCATCAACGCCTCCTACGGTCTGACCGCCGAGGAGAAACGTCGCGGCGTGTACCGCCTGGACGAGGGCGTCACCGGGCGCATTTTCCAGACCGGCGAACCGTATTACGTTCCGGACATCGACAACGAGCCGCTCTTCCTGGACAAGACCGGATCGCGCCGGGTCAAGCGCGGCATGATCTCCTTCATCGGGGTACCGATCCTCCTGCACGGCGACCCCATCGGCGTGCTCAACGTGGACCGTCTCTTCGAGGACGAGGTCGACTTCGAAGAGGATGTCGACTTCCTCAAGGTCGTGGCCACGCTCATCAGCCAGTTCCTCAGCCTGAACGAGAAGATCATGGCCCGCGAGGCCGCCCTGAAACGGGAGAACACCTCCCTCAAGTACCAGATTTCCAAGAACACCAAGGGGCCGTACATAGTGGGCCAGAGCTCGGCCATGGTCGAGGTGCAGCGCCAGATGGAGAAGGTCTCCCCCACCAGGGCCACAGTGCTGCTGCTTGGCGAATCCGGCGTGGGCAAGACGCTCATCGCCCGCATCATCCACGAGCTGTCTGAACGCAAGGGCAACCCGTTCATCAAGGTCAATTGCGCCTCGATCCCGTGCAACCTCCTGGAATCAGAACTTTTCGGCCACGAGAAAGGGGCCTTCACAGGAGCCACGTCCACCCGGCCGGGCCGGTTCGAGGAGGCGGACACCGGGACCATCTTCCTGGACGAGATCGGCGAACTGCCCATGGAACTCCAGGCCAAGCTCCTGCGCGTGCTCCAGGACAAGGAGCTGGAGCGGCTCGGCTCCAACAGGACCCGCACCGTGGATGTGCGCATCCTCGCCGCCACCAACCGGGACCTCGGCCACCTGGTGGAGCGCGGCCGGTTCCGCCTGGACCTCTACTACCGGCTGAACGTCTTCCCCATCCGCGTGCCCGCGCTCAGGGAGCGCAAGGAGGACATCACCGGCCTGCTCAACCATTTCCTGCGCAAGATGGCCGACAACTACGGACGGAGCATCCACCTGACCTCCACGGCCCTGGACGCGCTGATCCGCTACGACTGGCCCGGCAACGTGCGCGAGATGCAGAACCTCATCGAACGGCTGGTCATCATGTCCGAAGAGGACCGTATCAGCCTGGAATTTCTCAAGTCCTACCTCACGCCGGCCCAGGCGGCCGTCGTACGGGAGGCCATCCCCGTCTCCGAGGACGTTCCGCGCCACACCTCGCTCAGGGAGTTCGAGCGCAACGAGGTCATGGCCGCCCTGGAGCGCAACGGATGGGTCCAGTACAAGGCGGCCGAGGCCCTCGGCCTGTCCGCCCGCCAGATGGGCTACCGGGTCAAGAAATACGGGCTCGAATCCATGATCGCCGAGGGCAGGGCCAAGCTCAGGCGCATCAAGGAGAGCCAGACATAA